A region from the Bacillus sp. Marseille-P3661 genome encodes:
- the vrrA gene encoding VrrA/YqfQ family protein, with protein sequence MYPFRSPRYPMQIPYQRPYLPPTQHLTRLPMGPMNNQPSGLGGLLSKILGGRATSSFNGGPGMGFPPANMPGMFGMGSQSGVGAQGITGMLRNSFSSAGGITGMLDNVQRVMGVAQQFGPMIQQYGPFIKNMPAMLKIMKELNSSESDSEETTANTEMNELPEKELPDFEDLQEGNTKKPLYGESLPKLFI encoded by the coding sequence ATGTATCCATTTAGATCACCTAGATATCCTATGCAAATACCTTATCAACGTCCATATTTACCACCAACACAACATCTTACTAGACTGCCTATGGGACCAATGAACAATCAACCTTCAGGGCTTGGGGGATTACTTTCTAAAATATTAGGAGGTAGAGCTACAAGTTCATTTAACGGAGGTCCAGGAATGGGATTCCCGCCTGCAAACATGCCTGGAATGTTTGGGATGGGGTCACAGTCGGGCGTCGGTGCACAAGGCATCACAGGTATGTTAAGGAATAGTTTCTCTTCAGCTGGTGGAATTACAGGAATGTTAGATAATGTTCAAAGAGTAATGGGTGTAGCTCAACAATTCGGACCTATGATTCAACAATACGGTCCATTTATTAAGAATATGCCAGCTATGCTTAAGATAATGAAAGAGTTAAACAGCTCCGAATCTGATAGTGAGGAAACAACAGCGAACACCGAAATGAATGAACTTCCCGAAAAGGAACTTCCAGATTTTGAAGACTTGCAAGAAGGAAACACTAAAAAACCTTTATACGGAGAGTCCCTTCCAAAATTATTTATCTAG
- a CDS encoding methyl-accepting chemotaxis protein: MSRLKSYFVKKNINPSSVLSNSAKRRNKPLRLGLSLQNRLLFLFILLFTISINAVGITSYIKAKNTTVATIEDRLERETEIIGYIASNLKFVYISDDKYFMQQLNMSVRNQQQQLKADGIESFLFYIKNETVYPFQVSAESKIIIPGSLIHKITNTEENVFHERIDGEDYTISIKQMDEINGTYLLLVPTNSYLGSVTQMMNFMFGITISTLIVAIILVISFVRSFTRPLIKLQEIMREVRNGNLNQEVSIQTTIPELQSLNKSFNMMINQMKSLIYEIDSTTSELENSGSVLSSRSRDALNYSRQLVGEIDVVKLGAEQTAVSSENNVESFNTMKQKIELLQANMQTVLLSSEDMNGSAINGEKSIVELIQTIQSFEKEFEHMTQTIQQVKSHSTLISKLVGLIEDVAEQTKLLALNATIEAARAGEAGKGFAVVANEVRKLAEQSTKATEKITQSISNMEVITKSANSEFDQMLVKIQTTIKTAGKSRVSFDDLMIEIITVIEKIKAMQSELSGLQQVLPELEFTTVGYASVSQETLASTIEMLSTSSEQIKQIEDTHQTGLHLKELSDYLSTLTKKFNVN; the protein is encoded by the coding sequence GTGTCTCGTTTGAAATCTTATTTTGTTAAAAAAAATATAAATCCGTCATCAGTATTAAGTAACAGTGCAAAAAGGAGAAATAAACCGTTAAGGCTTGGATTAAGTTTACAAAATCGATTACTATTTCTATTTATTCTTTTATTTACGATTTCTATCAATGCTGTAGGTATTACCTCTTATATAAAAGCTAAAAATACAACCGTAGCTACAATAGAAGATCGTTTAGAACGTGAGACTGAAATAATTGGTTATATTGCAAGTAATTTGAAATTTGTTTACATAAGTGATGATAAGTATTTTATGCAACAGCTAAACATGAGTGTGCGGAATCAACAACAACAGTTAAAAGCTGACGGGATTGAATCGTTTCTATTTTACATTAAGAATGAAACGGTTTATCCGTTTCAGGTTAGTGCTGAATCAAAGATTATCATACCAGGTAGCCTAATTCACAAAATTACAAATACTGAGGAAAATGTATTTCATGAAAGAATTGATGGAGAAGATTATACAATATCAATTAAACAAATGGATGAAATAAATGGGACTTATTTATTACTGGTACCAACCAACTCATATTTAGGATCTGTAACTCAAATGATGAACTTTATGTTTGGCATCACTATTTCAACTCTAATTGTTGCAATTATATTAGTTATATCTTTTGTAAGAAGTTTTACTAGACCACTAATTAAACTACAAGAAATTATGAGGGAAGTGCGCAACGGTAATTTAAATCAAGAAGTTTCAATACAAACTACAATACCAGAACTTCAATCTTTGAATAAGAGTTTTAATATGATGATCAATCAAATGAAATCCTTAATATATGAAATTGATTCAACTACGTCAGAACTTGAAAATTCTGGAAGTGTTTTAAGCTCTAGATCACGAGATGCTCTTAATTATAGTAGACAATTAGTTGGGGAAATTGATGTAGTTAAACTTGGCGCGGAACAAACTGCAGTTAGCTCAGAAAATAATGTCGAGAGTTTTAATACAATGAAACAAAAGATTGAGTTATTGCAGGCAAACATGCAAACGGTCTTATTAAGTTCAGAAGATATGAATGGTTCTGCAATTAATGGTGAAAAAAGTATTGTTGAATTGATACAAACAATTCAAAGCTTTGAAAAGGAATTTGAACATATGACACAAACCATTCAACAAGTAAAAAGTCATTCGACATTAATTTCTAAGTTAGTTGGTTTAATCGAAGACGTCGCAGAACAAACGAAATTACTAGCGCTAAATGCAACTATTGAAGCAGCACGAGCAGGAGAAGCGGGGAAGGGGTTTGCTGTCGTTGCAAATGAAGTTCGTAAATTGGCTGAACAATCAACAAAAGCTACAGAGAAAATTACGCAATCGATTTCGAATATGGAAGTTATAACTAAGAGTGCAAATAGCGAGTTTGACCAAATGTTAGTTAAAATACAAACAACTATAAAAACAGCCGGTAAATCAAGGGTTTCATTTGATGATCTCATGATTGAAATTATTACAGTAATCGAAAAAATTAAGGCTATGCAATCTGAGCTTAGCGGGTTACAACAAGTATTACCAGAATTAGAGTTTACAACCGTGGGTTATGCTTCTGTTTCGCAGGAAACGTTAGCAAGTACTATTGAAATGTTATCAACTAGTAGTGAGCAAATAAAACAAATAGAAGATACACATCAAACCGGTCTACATCTTAAAGAACTATCCGATTATTTGTCAACACTAACGAAAAAGTTTAATGTGAACTAA
- a CDS encoding DEAD/DEAH box helicase, translating into MTNSKFERFEFQDFIIEAINALGFYEPTEIQERIMPTIKVGQSVIGQSQTGTGKTHAYLLPIVDKIDPNVEQVQAVITAPTRELAAQIYEELNKITKFADDDQKITSKLFIGGTDKQRTIEKLKAQPQVVVGTPGRINDLVKDQALFVHTTKMIVVDEADLMLDMGFIHDVDQIAGKMGQDLQILVFSATIPEKLKPFLKKYLDNPVYTHVAPKQATAEKIEHLLIPGRHRNKVNLVFEIANYFNPYLALIFTNTKKMADEVADGLLEKGLKVGRIHGDLPPRERKKMMKQIKDLEYQYIVATDLAARGIDIEGVSHVINYEIPSDLDFYVHRVGRTARAGYSGIAATVYELSDQDALDRLEKMGIVFKHVDLKDGDMIELGAREKRKERKRETKEVEKLAHKLIRKSKDVKPGYKKKRQREIEKFVKKEKRKGRK; encoded by the coding sequence ATGACAAATTCAAAATTTGAACGTTTCGAGTTTCAAGATTTTATTATAGAGGCTATTAATGCTTTAGGGTTTTATGAACCTACTGAAATACAAGAGCGTATAATGCCGACAATAAAAGTAGGTCAAAGTGTAATCGGTCAGTCTCAAACTGGAACCGGAAAAACACATGCCTACTTATTACCAATTGTTGATAAAATAGATCCTAACGTGGAACAGGTTCAAGCGGTTATTACAGCACCAACAAGAGAGCTAGCTGCACAGATTTATGAAGAACTAAATAAAATTACAAAGTTTGCAGATGACGATCAAAAAATAACATCTAAATTGTTTATAGGTGGCACGGATAAGCAAAGAACAATTGAAAAATTAAAAGCACAGCCACAAGTAGTCGTGGGAACACCAGGAAGAATAAATGACCTTGTCAAGGATCAGGCATTATTTGTCCATACAACAAAGATGATAGTCGTAGATGAAGCAGACCTTATGCTTGATATGGGGTTTATTCATGATGTCGACCAAATTGCCGGAAAAATGGGACAGGACCTGCAAATCTTGGTATTTTCAGCAACCATTCCAGAAAAACTTAAACCTTTTCTAAAAAAGTACTTGGACAATCCAGTTTACACACATGTAGCCCCTAAACAGGCTACTGCTGAAAAAATTGAACATTTATTAATACCTGGACGCCATCGCAACAAAGTTAATTTAGTGTTTGAAATCGCCAACTACTTTAATCCTTATCTTGCGCTCATTTTTACCAATACAAAAAAAATGGCAGATGAAGTCGCTGACGGTTTGTTAGAAAAAGGATTAAAGGTAGGGCGTATTCACGGAGATCTGCCACCAAGAGAAAGAAAGAAAATGATGAAACAAATAAAAGATTTAGAATATCAATACATTGTTGCTACAGACTTAGCCGCAAGGGGTATTGACATAGAAGGGGTAAGCCATGTTATTAACTATGAAATCCCTTCTGATTTAGACTTTTATGTCCATAGAGTAGGTAGAACGGCGCGTGCAGGATATTCTGGTATTGCTGCTACGGTTTATGAATTAAGCGACCAAGATGCACTTGATCGCTTAGAAAAAATGGGGATTGTATTTAAGCATGTTGATTTAAAAGATGGTGATATGATCGAATTGGGTGCTAGAGAAAAACGAAAAGAAAGAAAAAGGGAAACAAAAGAAGTTGAAAAACTAGCACATAAACTTATTAGAAAATCAAAAGACGTAAAGCCTGGCTATAAAAAGAAACGGCAACGGGAAATAGAAAAATTCGTTAAAAAAGAGAAAAGAAAAGGTAGAAAATAG
- a CDS encoding DUF2624 family protein, producing MNPFIQQIVNQKLNSITAEELVKHGKSYNIHLTIPEAEKIVKILKAEKHISITNDDQHRKIIKKIGKEVNPTLARKANSLLMQFKNK from the coding sequence ATGAATCCATTCATCCAACAGATTGTTAACCAAAAATTAAATTCTATTACAGCTGAAGAGCTTGTAAAACATGGTAAGTCATACAATATACATTTAACAATACCGGAAGCAGAAAAAATTGTTAAGATTTTAAAAGCAGAAAAACATATTAGTATTACCAACGATGATCAACATCGAAAAATAATTAAAAAAATAGGAAAAGAAGTGAATCCCACCCTCGCAAGGAAGGCAAACTCACTTCTTATGCAATTTAAAAATAAATAA
- a CDS encoding deoxyribonuclease IV, whose translation MLKIGSHVSMSGKKMLLASSEEAVSYGANTFMIYTGAPQNTRRKSIEDLNIAAGIEHMKKHGIEEIIVHAPYIINIGNTQKPETFELGVNFLRSEIERTEAIGAKQIVLHPGAHVGAGAEEGIKKIIEGLNEVITKDQSVSIALETMAGKGSECGRSFEELAEIINGVHLNEKLSVCLDTCHVHDAGYDIINDFDGVLEQFDKLIGLDRLQVLHINDSKNECGAQKDRHENIGFGKIGFDTLSKIVHHPQLMAVPKILETPFVGEDKNNQKPPYKFEIEMLRNGEFDPDLLKKIINQ comes from the coding sequence ATGTTAAAAATAGGATCACATGTGTCGATGAGTGGTAAAAAAATGTTATTAGCTTCTAGTGAGGAAGCAGTTTCCTACGGAGCTAATACATTTATGATTTATACTGGTGCACCGCAAAACACACGAAGAAAGTCTATTGAAGATTTAAATATTGCTGCCGGAATTGAACATATGAAAAAGCATGGCATAGAGGAAATTATTGTACATGCTCCATATATTATTAATATAGGAAATACACAGAAACCAGAAACATTTGAATTAGGTGTCAACTTTTTGCGATCGGAGATTGAACGGACTGAAGCGATTGGTGCAAAGCAGATTGTCCTACATCCAGGTGCACATGTTGGAGCAGGTGCTGAAGAAGGTATTAAGAAAATAATTGAAGGATTAAATGAGGTCATAACGAAAGATCAATCTGTTAGCATCGCGCTTGAAACAATGGCAGGCAAAGGCTCCGAATGTGGGAGATCTTTTGAAGAATTAGCCGAGATCATTAATGGAGTACATCTCAATGAGAAATTATCAGTATGTCTTGATACCTGCCACGTCCATGATGCGGGTTATGATATTATTAATGACTTCGATGGAGTCTTAGAACAATTTGATAAATTAATTGGTCTTGATCGTTTGCAAGTACTGCATATAAATGACAGTAAAAATGAGTGTGGTGCTCAAAAAGATCGTCATGAAAATATTGGGTTTGGAAAAATTGGATTTGATACATTATCTAAAATTGTACATCACCCACAATTAATGGCTGTTCCTAAAATATTAGAAACACCGTTTGTTGGAGAAGATAAGAATAATCAGAAACCACCATATAAGTTTGAAATCGAGATGCTAAGAAATGGTGAATTTGATCCTGATTTACTTAAAAAGATTATTAATCAGTAA
- the ispG gene encoding flavodoxin-dependent (E)-4-hydroxy-3-methylbut-2-enyl-diphosphate synthase, with protein MSEITHRTKTRPIKVGNLTIGGNNEVVIQSMTTTKTHDVEATVAEIKRLEEAGCQIVRVACPDERAANAIADIKKQINIPLVVDIHFDYRLALKAIDGGADKIRINPGNIGKREKVEAVVKAAKEKGIPIRIGVNAGSLEKKILEKYGYPTADGMVESALHHIQILEDLDFHNIIVSLKASDVNLAIEAYEKAAKAFDYPLHLGITESGTLFAGTVKSAAGLGAILSKGIGNTVRISLSADPVEEVKVARELLKTFGLAANAATLISCPTCGRIEIDLISIANEIEEYISTIKAPIKVAVLGCAVNGPGEAREADIGIAGARGEGLLFRHGEIVRKVPEDQLVEELKKEVDKLAEEHLSASK; from the coding sequence ATGAGTGAAATTACACATCGTACAAAAACACGTCCAATTAAAGTTGGTAATTTGACAATCGGCGGGAATAATGAAGTAGTTATTCAAAGTATGACGACAACCAAAACGCATGACGTTGAAGCGACCGTAGCTGAAATTAAACGTTTAGAAGAAGCAGGTTGTCAAATTGTTCGGGTAGCATGCCCAGATGAAAGAGCTGCTAATGCAATTGCCGATATCAAAAAACAAATAAACATACCACTTGTCGTTGATATACATTTCGATTATCGTCTCGCGCTAAAGGCAATTGATGGCGGAGCTGATAAAATTAGAATTAATCCCGGTAACATAGGGAAACGCGAAAAAGTGGAAGCTGTAGTTAAAGCAGCTAAAGAAAAAGGAATTCCAATCCGTATCGGGGTTAATGCAGGATCTCTTGAAAAGAAAATCCTTGAAAAGTATGGTTATCCAACAGCAGACGGTATGGTAGAAAGTGCCTTACATCATATACAAATTTTAGAGGATCTAGATTTTCATAATATTATTGTTTCTTTAAAAGCATCCGATGTTAATTTAGCTATTGAGGCCTATGAAAAAGCAGCAAAGGCATTTGACTACCCTCTTCACTTAGGGATAACTGAATCCGGCACCCTTTTTGCAGGAACTGTAAAGAGCGCTGCAGGTTTAGGAGCGATTTTAAGCAAGGGCATTGGTAATACTGTTCGCATCTCATTAAGTGCAGATCCTGTTGAAGAAGTCAAAGTTGCACGCGAATTGCTAAAAACATTTGGGTTAGCAGCAAACGCAGCAACGCTAATTTCATGTCCAACCTGCGGTCGAATTGAAATCGACTTAATAAGTATCGCTAATGAAATTGAGGAATATATTTCTACAATTAAGGCACCAATTAAGGTCGCCGTACTAGGCTGCGCCGTTAATGGGCCTGGCGAAGCCCGGGAAGCCGATATCGGAATTGCCGGAGCACGTGGTGAAGGACTTTTATTCCGTCACGGAGAAATAGTTCGCAAAGTACCTGAAGACCAACTCGTTGAAGAATTGAAAAAAGAAGTAGATAAACTTGCAGAAGAACATTTATCTGCTAGTAAATAA
- a CDS encoding DUF4190 domain-containing protein codes for MTDQNFNDESRDFNREKAFEQDPDPIAPRAAETGFMEETAAEVAPRLGTFDGGSTTTDERPRAFVRPEGEQEEGTAGKGLGGLALILSVLSLFFLPVLLGAAGIIVGFIARRRGAQGLGNWAIGIGAVSMIIALFITPFFY; via the coding sequence ATGACAGACCAAAATTTCAACGATGAAAGTAGAGATTTTAATCGAGAAAAAGCATTTGAACAAGATCCAGATCCGATAGCGCCGAGAGCTGCCGAAACCGGCTTTATGGAGGAAACTGCTGCTGAGGTTGCTCCGCGGCTAGGAACATTTGATGGAGGAAGTACAACAACTGATGAAAGACCTCGTGCTTTTGTAAGACCTGAAGGAGAGCAAGAAGAAGGGACCGCTGGTAAAGGTCTAGGTGGTCTTGCGTTAATTCTTTCTGTCCTATCGTTATTCTTCTTGCCAGTTTTATTAGGAGCTGCAGGGATTATTGTCGGTTTTATTGCACGTCGTCGAGGAGCACAAGGGCTTGGAAATTGGGCAATTGGTATTGGTGCAGTATCAATGATTATTGCACTGTTTATTACACCATTCTTTTATTAA
- a CDS encoding MFS transporter, with the protein MIQILEKVTGNKNINKATILLLFIGGLYALSIALSNTFVNVYLWKQSGKFVDLALYNLAVVIMQPITFILAGRWAKKVDRVIVLRLGVAFLSFFYLMVLFIGENASSFLLLLGGLLGIGYGFYWLAFNVLTFEITEPETRDFFNGFLGLLTSFAGMIGPICAGYIISSLRAFTGYTVIFSVSLGLFLGAVLLSFMLKRRPADGNFEFKRILSERHNNHDWKNILHAHFFQGLREGSFIFVISVWVFVTTNSELALGTFGLVNSAVAFLFYFLATRFIKPRYRKKSILLGGLMLYGSIFLIIFDLTFPRLIIYAVCIAIAYPILLVPYISLTYDVIGRAWKAAEMRIEYIVVREVYLNAGRTTSILLFLGFVKVLNEDRGIPILLSIIGVGHLMIYFFIRNIEIKESGRDTVENRKAILPGRGLMDDENESTV; encoded by the coding sequence ATGATTCAAATATTAGAAAAAGTAACAGGAAATAAAAATATAAATAAAGCAACTATTTTATTGCTTTTTATTGGAGGATTATATGCTTTAAGCATTGCTCTATCCAATACATTTGTAAACGTCTATTTATGGAAACAGTCAGGTAAATTTGTTGATCTTGCTTTATATAATTTGGCTGTTGTTATTATGCAGCCCATTACATTTATTTTAGCAGGAAGATGGGCGAAAAAAGTGGACCGAGTAATAGTCTTACGATTAGGTGTTGCTTTTTTATCATTCTTTTATCTGATGGTTTTGTTTATAGGCGAGAATGCCTCAAGCTTTTTATTACTTCTTGGGGGATTGCTTGGAATAGGCTATGGGTTTTATTGGCTTGCTTTCAATGTGTTGACTTTCGAGATTACTGAACCTGAAACACGAGATTTTTTTAATGGATTCCTAGGTTTATTAACATCCTTTGCCGGTATGATTGGACCCATATGTGCGGGTTATATCATTTCTAGTTTAAGGGCGTTTACAGGATATACTGTTATTTTTAGTGTATCATTAGGTTTATTTTTAGGTGCTGTTTTACTTAGCTTTATGCTAAAGAGAAGGCCTGCCGATGGGAACTTTGAATTTAAACGAATATTATCCGAGCGGCATAATAATCATGATTGGAAGAATATATTGCATGCTCATTTTTTTCAAGGACTAAGAGAGGGATCTTTTATTTTTGTCATTTCGGTTTGGGTTTTTGTTACTACCAATAGTGAATTAGCTTTAGGTACGTTTGGATTAGTCAATTCAGCAGTTGCATTTTTGTTCTACTTTTTGGCGACAAGGTTTATAAAACCACGATATCGAAAAAAGTCTATATTACTTGGTGGGCTAATGCTTTATGGTTCAATTTTTTTAATCATTTTTGATTTAACTTTTCCTAGGCTTATTATTTACGCGGTATGTATTGCGATTGCGTATCCTATCCTCCTTGTACCTTATATTTCATTGACATATGATGTTATTGGAAGGGCTTGGAAGGCAGCGGAAATGAGAATTGAGTATATTGTAGTACGAGAAGTTTATTTGAACGCAGGTCGAACAACATCTATTCTCTTATTTTTAGGCTTTGTTAAAGTTCTAAATGAAGACCGAGGGATCCCAATACTTCTCTCCATAATCGGAGTCGGCCATTTAATGATTTACTTTTTTATTAGAAATATTGAAATAAAAGAAAGTGGAAGAGATACAGTAGAAAATCGCAAAGCGATTTTACCTGGAAGAGGTCTTATGGATGACGAAAATGAATCGACTGTTTAA
- a CDS encoding superoxide dismutase, translating into MAYELPQLPYAYDALEPHIDARTMEIHHSKHHNTYVTNVNAALEGNDELLSKSVEELVANLDAVPEAKRTAVRNNGGGHANHSLFWTIMSPNGGGEPTGDLATAINQKFGSFESFKEEFAKAAATRFGSGWAWLVVNNGELEVTSTPNQDSPLMEGKTPILGLDVWEHAYYLNYQNRRPDYVSAFWNVVDWNAVTDRYNLAK; encoded by the coding sequence ATGGCTTATGAATTACCACAATTACCTTATGCTTATGATGCTTTAGAACCACACATTGATGCTAGAACAATGGAGATTCATCATTCTAAGCACCATAATACTTACGTAACAAATGTAAATGCTGCGCTTGAAGGAAATGACGAACTTCTTAGCAAATCAGTTGAAGAATTAGTAGCTAATTTAGATGCTGTTCCTGAAGCAAAACGTACAGCTGTACGTAATAATGGTGGCGGTCACGCTAACCATAGTTTGTTCTGGACTATCATGAGTCCAAATGGTGGCGGTGAGCCAACAGGTGATTTAGCTACTGCAATTAACCAAAAGTTTGGTAGCTTCGAAAGTTTTAAAGAAGAATTTGCTAAAGCTGCTGCAACGCGCTTTGGTTCAGGTTGGGCTTGGTTAGTAGTGAACAATGGTGAACTAGAAGTAACTAGTACTCCAAACCAAGATTCACCTTTAATGGAAGGTAAAACGCCTATCTTAGGTCTTGATGTTTGGGAACATGCATACTACTTAAATTACCAAAATCGTCGCCCAGACTATGTATCTGCGTTTTGGAATGTTGTTGATTGGAATGCAGTTACAGATCGTTATAATTTAGCGAAATAA
- a CDS encoding PstS family phosphate ABC transporter substrate-binding protein, which yields MKKLKNLMYMLVMAALLMIATACGGDAASETPTEENQTEETQEQQTEETAELEGEVIVDGSGTVYPLMARIAEEYMTTEQENVSVQVGRAGSSAGFKKFIPGETDFSDASRKIKDEEIAQLEEQDLKFGEDVLEFKVALDGLTIVINKDNTWATEMTQEEIVNMFISGKYKEDDKVLWSDIRPEWPAEEIKFNGPNENHGTYEFFYETILDEQDLVSTVNLQQEYSTLVDLVSKDKNAIAFFGYGYYASNTDKLQAVKIDFGNGPVEPSLDTISEDGPYAPFTRPVFTYLNAKYASEKPQVLDFAKYVVTMADDFSGETGFAPLPEETLNGYLEQLNTIQ from the coding sequence ATGAAAAAATTGAAAAACCTGATGTATATGTTAGTAATGGCAGCATTACTAATGATCGCAACAGCTTGTGGTGGGGACGCAGCTAGCGAAACACCTACAGAGGAAAATCAAACGGAAGAAACTCAAGAACAACAAACTGAGGAAACAGCAGAGCTTGAAGGAGAGGTAATTGTGGATGGTTCGGGTACTGTATATCCATTAATGGCTCGTATTGCTGAAGAATATATGACAACTGAGCAAGAAAATGTAAGTGTTCAAGTAGGCCGGGCTGGTTCATCAGCAGGATTTAAGAAATTTATTCCAGGTGAAACAGATTTCTCAGATGCATCAAGAAAAATAAAAGATGAAGAAATTGCACAGCTTGAAGAGCAAGACTTAAAGTTTGGTGAAGATGTTCTTGAATTTAAAGTTGCATTAGATGGATTAACAATCGTTATTAACAAGGACAACACTTGGGCTACAGAAATGACTCAAGAGGAAATCGTAAATATGTTTATTTCTGGAAAGTACAAAGAAGATGACAAAGTTTTATGGTCTGATATTCGACCAGAATGGCCTGCCGAAGAAATCAAATTTAATGGTCCTAACGAAAACCACGGCACATATGAATTTTTCTATGAAACAATTCTAGATGAGCAAGATTTAGTATCAACAGTAAACCTACAACAAGAATATTCAACTTTAGTGGACTTAGTTTCAAAAGACAAGAACGCCATTGCCTTCTTTGGTTATGGTTATTATGCGAGCAATACAGATAAGCTACAAGCTGTAAAGATTGATTTTGGAAACGGACCTGTTGAACCGAGTTTAGATACAATTAGTGAAGACGGACCATATGCACCGTTTACTCGCCCAGTATTCACATACCTAAATGCTAAATATGCTTCGGAGAAACCACAAGTACTAGATTTTGCGAAGTATGTTGTAACAATGGCGGATGATTTTTCGGGTGAGACTGGATTTGCTCCACTTCCTGAAGAAACATTAAATGGTTATTTAGAGCAATTAAATACAATTCAATAA
- the pstC gene encoding phosphate ABC transporter permease subunit PstC codes for MARAVSVRELIENRKNATKKRIVEKSIPIFLFSLASISVLTTIGILFTLIFETVLFFKEVPFIEFFTSTELNPLGANPSFGILPLINGTIITTFIAMIVAIPIGLTIAIFLSEYASDKVRRRLKPLIEVLAGIPTIVYGFFAYTFITPILREVIPGLEPVNALSPGIVMGFMIIPLVASLSEDAMSSVPNAMREGALALGATKFEVTMKVVIPAAISGIVASFVLAISRAIGETMIVTIASGSSKDFTFDITQPMQTMTAYIVEFTSGDAGSGTVGYYSLYAVGMTLFVFTLLMNLLAQYISRKFREAY; via the coding sequence ATGGCAAGAGCTGTAAGTGTTAGAGAACTTATAGAAAACCGTAAAAACGCTACAAAAAAGCGTATTGTTGAAAAGTCAATACCAATCTTTCTGTTTTCTTTAGCGTCTATTTCTGTTTTAACCACGATTGGTATTTTATTTACTTTAATTTTTGAAACTGTTTTGTTTTTCAAGGAAGTACCCTTTATTGAATTCTTCACAAGTACAGAATTAAATCCACTAGGAGCAAACCCCTCCTTTGGTATTCTCCCTTTAATTAATGGGACAATTATCACGACTTTTATTGCAATGATTGTAGCTATTCCAATAGGATTGACAATCGCAATCTTTCTAAGTGAATATGCATCAGATAAAGTCCGAAGAAGGCTCAAACCATTAATTGAAGTCTTGGCAGGAATACCAACGATTGTATATGGCTTTTTTGCTTATACATTTATTACCCCCATCTTAAGAGAAGTGATTCCAGGATTAGAACCAGTTAATGCATTAAGTCCGGGAATTGTAATGGGTTTCATGATTATTCCTCTTGTGGCCTCACTATCAGAGGACGCTATGAGTTCGGTTCCGAATGCAATGAGAGAAGGAGCGCTCGCCTTAGGAGCGACTAAATTTGAGGTAACAATGAAAGTCGTCATTCCTGCAGCAATTTCGGGAATTGTTGCATCCTTTGTATTAGCCATTTCACGAGCAATAGGTGAAACGATGATTGTCACGATTGCAAGTGGTAGTTCAAAGGACTTTACATTTGATATTACACAGCCTATGCAAACAATGACGGCATATATCGTCGAGTTTACAAGTGGAGATGCTGGTAGTGGAACAGTAGGCTATTATAGTTTGTATGCTGTAGGGATGACACTATTTGTGTTTACTCTATTAATGAATTTATTAGCTCAATATATCTCTCGTAAGTTTAGGGAGGCATATTAA